One part of the Desulfonema ishimotonii genome encodes these proteins:
- a CDS encoding acyltransferase family protein gives MRSKNIAYLPELDHIRAYAAILIILYHGLHLISYKLMYDAPFAFDHWPRTGNPLAAVLIEGHTAVALFMVLSGFIFTFGTYDRSVSYGKFIRNRILRTYPLFIVLLFVGIYSYPQHFSFASFLQTLFALANANNGISAGSFSAMFWTIAVEWQFYLIFPLLLLILNDKGAKSLAGIILVFLLMRLLSFLGGANIRDVSYWTIIGRIDQFLVGMLTAIFYKKYFSPGRWWRLSFLPAVVLLCLMMYLFHRQGGWPGNYWWKIAWPTLEALVWGVFIISYSAVSTGIPRCVSRPISYVGTISYSLYLIHFVVIDSFIRHDLLISFSDARPIWTALIFTALIILPIVIFISAITYTFIEKPFLDMRVSYKR, from the coding sequence GTGCGGAGTAAGAATATCGCCTACCTCCCGGAACTGGACCACATCAGAGCGTATGCCGCCATTCTGATCATTTTGTATCACGGGCTTCATCTGATATCCTACAAGCTGATGTATGATGCGCCCTTCGCGTTTGACCACTGGCCCAGAACCGGAAATCCCCTTGCGGCAGTGCTGATTGAGGGGCATACGGCTGTGGCGCTGTTTATGGTGCTCAGCGGCTTTATTTTTACCTTCGGGACTTACGACAGATCCGTATCCTATGGAAAATTTATCAGGAACAGGATACTCAGAACCTATCCGCTGTTTATTGTGCTTCTGTTTGTCGGGATCTACTCCTATCCGCAGCATTTTAGTTTCGCATCATTTCTTCAAACCCTGTTCGCCCTTGCAAATGCGAACAACGGCATCAGCGCCGGATCATTTTCCGCCATGTTCTGGACCATCGCGGTGGAGTGGCAGTTTTACCTGATCTTTCCGCTGCTGCTTCTGATCTTAAATGACAAGGGCGCGAAGTCTCTCGCGGGAATCATCCTTGTATTTCTGCTGATGAGATTGCTTTCGTTTCTGGGCGGTGCCAATATCAGGGATGTCAGCTACTGGACGATCATCGGCAGAATCGACCAGTTTCTCGTGGGCATGTTAACGGCGATTTTCTATAAAAAATATTTTTCACCCGGCAGGTGGTGGCGGTTATCCTTTCTGCCGGCGGTTGTATTGCTCTGCCTGATGATGTACCTGTTTCACAGGCAGGGGGGCTGGCCCGGAAATTACTGGTGGAAAATAGCGTGGCCCACGCTGGAGGCACTGGTGTGGGGCGTTTTTATCATAAGCTACTCCGCTGTTTCGACCGGCATTCCCCGGTGTGTTTCCCGGCCCATCTCATATGTGGGCACCATCAGCTATTCCCTGTACCTGATTCACTTTGTCGTCATCGACAGCTTTATCCGGCACGATCTGCTGATTTCATTTTCCGATGCCCGCCCCATATGGACGGCGCTTATCTTTACAGCGCTTATCATATTGCCCATTGTGATATTCATCTCGGCGATTACCTATACCTTTATTGAAAAACCCTTTCTGGACATGCGGGTCTCATATAAGCGATGA
- a CDS encoding queuosine precursor transporter encodes MTDISNFPDTPGKSEKEYSKWFVLTAVTFVTCLITANIIAVKLINIAGLILPAAVIIFPVSYIVGDVLTEVYGYKQARQVIWLGFFCNILAVAAIWAGGLLPAAAFWDGQAAYERILGFAPRLLMASFIAYLIGEFANACVLAKMKILTGGKWLWTRTIGSTLVGQGLDSVVFVFVAFSGVIPLEGMISAIITQWLFKSCYEAAATPFTYMVVGFLKRREGVDVYDRDTQFNPFLMAE; translated from the coding sequence ATGACAGACATATCAAATTTCCCAGACACCCCCGGAAAATCGGAAAAGGAATATTCCAAATGGTTTGTGCTGACGGCAGTGACCTTTGTCACCTGCCTGATCACGGCCAATATCATTGCGGTGAAACTGATCAACATTGCCGGGCTGATTCTGCCGGCTGCGGTGATCATCTTTCCGGTCAGCTATATCGTGGGCGATGTGCTGACCGAGGTCTACGGGTACAAACAGGCCCGGCAGGTGATCTGGCTGGGATTTTTCTGCAACATTCTGGCCGTGGCCGCCATCTGGGCCGGCGGACTGCTGCCTGCGGCAGCCTTCTGGGACGGACAGGCGGCCTATGAGCGGATTCTGGGTTTCGCGCCCCGCCTGCTCATGGCCTCATTCATCGCCTATCTGATCGGCGAATTTGCCAACGCCTGCGTGCTGGCAAAAATGAAAATTCTCACCGGCGGCAAATGGCTCTGGACCCGCACCATCGGCTCCACCCTGGTGGGGCAGGGTCTGGATTCGGTGGTCTTTGTTTTCGTGGCCTTTTCCGGGGTGATCCCCCTGGAGGGGATGATCTCGGCCATTATCACCCAGTGGCTTTTCAAATCCTGCTACGAGGCCGCCGCCACGCCGTTTACCTATATGGTGGTCGGCTTCCTCAAACGGCGGGAAGGCGTTGACGTTTATGACCGGGACACGCAGTTTAATCCGTTTCTGATGGCGGAGTGA
- the hslO gene encoding Hsp33 family molecular chaperone HslO, whose translation MKDYLVRVITRNGNVRGLACVTTKLVDKACRLHGTYPTAAAALGRALTGGVLMGALLKSRQRVALRFEGNGPLKKILAEADSTGAVRGYVGNPLVDLPLKNGKFDVAGAIGRAGFLTVTKDLGVKEPYQGIVQLYTSEIGEDLAYYFVESEQIPSAVGVGVYAEPDSGITAAGGFLIQSLPPSDDAVIDRLVSQIQTLPPVTEMIRDGRTPEEMLEMMFAGVPIDILEKREVAFHCTCSRERMERALISLGADEIRAIIEEQGEAEVNCEFCRENYTFNREALTALAEKAVRPAP comes from the coding sequence TTGAAAGACTATCTGGTGCGCGTCATCACCCGGAACGGAAACGTCCGGGGGCTGGCCTGCGTGACGACAAAGCTTGTTGACAAGGCGTGCAGACTGCACGGAACGTATCCCACTGCGGCAGCGGCCCTGGGCCGGGCGCTGACCGGCGGCGTGCTGATGGGCGCGCTGCTCAAATCCCGCCAGCGGGTCGCCCTCAGATTCGAGGGAAACGGGCCGCTGAAAAAAATCCTCGCTGAGGCCGACAGCACCGGCGCGGTGCGGGGCTATGTGGGCAATCCCCTGGTTGATCTGCCGCTGAAAAACGGAAAATTTGATGTGGCCGGGGCCATCGGACGGGCCGGGTTCCTGACGGTGACCAAAGACCTGGGGGTGAAGGAGCCGTACCAGGGCATTGTGCAGCTTTACACCAGCGAGATCGGCGAGGATCTGGCCTACTATTTTGTCGAATCCGAACAGATCCCGTCGGCCGTGGGCGTGGGCGTGTATGCCGAGCCGGATTCGGGCATTACCGCAGCCGGGGGCTTTCTGATCCAGTCCCTGCCGCCGTCGGATGATGCGGTGATCGACCGGCTGGTCTCGCAGATTCAGACCCTGCCGCCGGTGACAGAGATGATCCGGGACGGCAGAACGCCGGAGGAGATGCTGGAGATGATGTTTGCAGGCGTTCCCATTGATATCCTGGAAAAGCGGGAGGTGGCGTTTCACTGCACATGCAGCAGAGAACGGATGGAGCGGGCGCTGATTTCCCTCGGTGCCGATGAGATCCGGGCCATCATTGAGGAGCAGGGCGAGGCCGAGGTCAACTGCGAATTTTGCCGCGAAAACTATACCTTCAACCGCGAAGCGCTGACAGCCCTGGCAGAGAAAGCCGTCAGACCGGCCCCTTAG
- a CDS encoding KamA family radical SAM protein has translation MIPILKYKNDWPHWKELLAESITTPAGLSRHFPVDRDAVRQVSARYPMRINPYYLSLIREPDDPLWKQAVPDLAEIHDGQETDDPLAEEKLSPVPNLIHRYPDRVVFEVSSRCALFCRHCMRKRKVGHPFGVTGKTIQAGTDYIRKTPSVRDVILSGGDPLLLEDERLREILAYLREIPHVEIIRIHTRVPCTLPQRVTPELAQMLRAFHPLYINTHFNHPREITPEAGAACALLADAGIPLGCQSVLLRGVNDTPAVMKRLMQKLLMIRVKPYYIHQGDLVQGTGHFHTSPETGLRIMDALRGHTSGMCVPQYMIDLPGGGGKIPLLPEYILEKKRDFWRIRTYDGRVVKYPLTVRGGD, from the coding sequence ATGATACCGATTCTGAAATATAAAAACGACTGGCCCCACTGGAAGGAACTCCTGGCCGAAAGCATTACCACCCCGGCTGGCCTTTCCCGGCATTTCCCGGTGGACCGGGACGCCGTCCGGCAGGTCTCGGCCCGCTATCCCATGCGGATCAATCCCTATTACCTGTCACTCATCCGTGAACCGGACGATCCCCTTTGGAAACAGGCCGTGCCCGATCTGGCCGAGATTCACGACGGGCAGGAGACCGATGACCCCTTGGCGGAAGAAAAACTTTCGCCCGTGCCCAACCTGATCCACCGCTACCCGGACCGGGTGGTTTTCGAGGTCTCATCCCGGTGCGCGCTCTTCTGCCGCCACTGTATGCGCAAGCGCAAGGTGGGCCATCCCTTTGGCGTGACCGGGAAGACGATTCAGGCCGGAACCGACTACATCCGAAAGACCCCGTCGGTCCGGGACGTGATTCTCTCCGGCGGAGACCCGCTGCTGCTGGAAGATGAGCGTCTCCGGGAAATTCTGGCATATCTCCGGGAGATACCCCATGTGGAGATCATCCGCATCCACACGCGGGTGCCCTGCACCCTGCCGCAGCGCGTCACGCCGGAACTGGCCCAAATGCTCCGGGCGTTTCATCCCCTCTACATCAACACCCATTTCAACCATCCCCGTGAGATCACCCCGGAAGCGGGGGCGGCCTGTGCATTGCTGGCGGACGCGGGGATTCCCCTGGGGTGCCAGAGCGTCCTGCTCCGGGGGGTAAACGACACTCCGGCGGTGATGAAGCGGCTCATGCAGAAATTGCTGATGATCCGGGTGAAGCCCTATTACATCCACCAGGGCGATCTGGTGCAGGGAACCGGCCATTTCCACACCTCGCCGGAGACCGGACTGAGGATCATGGATGCGCTGCGGGGCCACACCTCCGGCATGTGCGTGCCCCAGTACATGATCGACCTGCCGGGCGGCGGTGGGAAAATCCCCCTGCTCCCGGAATATATCCTTGAAAAGAAAAGGGATTTCTGGCGGATCAGAACCTATGACGGCAGGGTTGTGAAATACCCGCTGACGGTCCGGGGGGGAGACTGA
- a CDS encoding NAD(+) synthase, with amino-acid sequence MSHPFYSIYSHGFIRSAVCIPRVRVADPEFNAGQILELARKASAAHAAVALFPELGITAYSNEDLFHQSVLPDAGVSALERIVSESADLSPVLLVGAPLRAEGKLFNCAVVIHRGRVLGIVPKTYLPNYREFYEKRQFVSARHAVCREVSFLGETVPFGTDLIFEAANPEGFVLHAEICEDVWTPIPPSTYAALAGATVLTNLSASNITVGKAEYRRDLCASHSGRCLAAYLYSAAGPGESTTDLAWDGYALIYENNTLLAESERFADGSQMITADIDLERLIQERMRSTSFNDSVANLRERLRDVRRIPFEFEIPAGPIALRRETERFPFVPDAPSRRDERCFEAYNIQVHGLIKRLSSAGIEKIVIGVSGGLDSTHALIVAAKTVDRLGLSRENILAYTMPGFATSKTTHRNAWALMKSLGVTAREIDIRPSCIRMMQDIGHPFADDQPVYDITFENVQAGERTSHLFRLANFHNALVLGTGDLSELALGWATYGVGDHMSHYNVNASVPKTLIQHLIRWVVRTGQFDRETGEILLSILNTEISPELVPAQAGETDEPAQSTESKIGPYELQDFNLFYITRCGFRPSRVAFLAWHAWGDKARGSWSDLVPPEKRNEYDLPTIRKWLEVFLFRFFKISQFKRSAVPNGPKVGAGSLSPRGDWRAPSDSEAVVWLEELRRNVPE; translated from the coding sequence ATGTCTCATCCGTTTTATTCCATCTATTCCCACGGCTTTATCCGGTCGGCCGTCTGCATCCCCAGGGTACGGGTGGCCGACCCGGAATTTAACGCCGGCCAGATTCTCGAACTGGCGCGGAAGGCGTCGGCGGCTCATGCGGCAGTGGCCCTCTTCCCGGAGCTTGGAATCACCGCCTACTCCAACGAAGATCTCTTCCATCAGTCGGTCCTGCCGGACGCAGGCGTTTCCGCACTGGAGCGGATCGTGTCGGAGAGCGCGGACCTGTCGCCGGTGCTGCTGGTGGGCGCGCCCCTGAGAGCTGAGGGCAAGCTCTTCAACTGCGCGGTGGTCATCCACAGGGGGCGGGTGCTGGGCATTGTGCCCAAGACCTATCTGCCCAATTACCGGGAGTTTTATGAAAAACGGCAGTTTGTATCGGCCCGTCATGCCGTCTGCCGGGAGGTCTCTTTTCTGGGGGAAACGGTTCCCTTTGGCACCGACCTGATCTTCGAGGCCGCAAACCCGGAGGGCTTTGTGCTTCACGCCGAGATTTGCGAAGACGTGTGGACCCCGATCCCGCCCAGCACCTATGCGGCACTGGCCGGGGCCACGGTGCTGACCAACCTCTCCGCCAGCAATATCACGGTGGGAAAGGCCGAATACCGGCGCGATCTGTGTGCCTCCCATTCGGGCAGATGTCTTGCGGCCTACCTCTATTCCGCAGCCGGGCCGGGCGAATCCACCACCGATCTGGCGTGGGACGGATACGCCCTGATCTATGAAAACAACACCCTGCTGGCCGAATCCGAGCGGTTTGCCGACGGGTCACAGATGATCACTGCCGATATCGACCTGGAAAGACTGATTCAGGAGCGGATGCGGAGTACCAGTTTCAACGATTCGGTGGCGAATCTGCGGGAACGGCTGCGGGATGTCCGGCGGATTCCCTTTGAATTTGAGATCCCGGCAGGCCCGATTGCCCTGAGGCGGGAGACGGAGCGGTTCCCCTTTGTGCCCGACGCCCCCTCCAGGCGCGATGAACGCTGCTTCGAGGCCTACAATATCCAGGTCCACGGTCTGATCAAACGCCTCTCGTCCGCAGGCATTGAAAAGATCGTCATCGGCGTGTCGGGCGGGCTGGATTCCACCCATGCGCTGATTGTGGCGGCCAAAACCGTGGACCGGCTGGGCCTGTCCCGTGAGAATATTCTGGCCTACACCATGCCCGGCTTTGCCACCAGCAAGACCACCCACCGCAACGCCTGGGCCCTGATGAAATCCCTGGGGGTGACGGCCAGGGAGATTGACATCCGCCCCTCCTGCATCCGCATGATGCAGGATATCGGACACCCCTTTGCCGATGATCAGCCGGTCTATGATATCACCTTTGAAAATGTTCAGGCCGGGGAGCGGACCTCCCATCTCTTCCGGCTGGCGAACTTTCACAACGCCCTGGTGCTGGGCACGGGTGATCTGAGCGAGCTGGCCCTGGGGTGGGCCACCTACGGCGTGGGGGACCACATGTCCCACTACAACGTGAACGCTTCCGTGCCCAAAACCCTGATTCAGCACCTGATCCGATGGGTGGTGCGGACCGGACAGTTTGACCGGGAGACCGGGGAGATTCTGCTGTCGATCCTCAACACAGAGATCTCCCCCGAACTGGTCCCTGCACAGGCCGGTGAGACGGACGAACCGGCCCAGAGTACCGAATCGAAAATCGGCCCCTATGAATTGCAGGACTTCAACCTGTTCTACATTACCCGCTGCGGGTTCCGCCCCTCCAGGGTGGCGTTTCTGGCCTGGCACGCATGGGGCGACAAAGCGCGTGGCAGCTGGTCGGACCTGGTGCCGCCGGAAAAGCGGAACGAATATGATCTGCCCACCATCAGAAAGTGGCTGGAGGTCTTTCTGTTCCGGTTTTTCAAAATCAGCCAGTTCAAGCGCTCTGCCGTGCCCAACGGCCCCAAGGTGGGCGCGGGGTCTTTGTCGCCGCGCGGTGACTGGCGCGCCCCCAGTGATTCCGAGGCTGTGGTGTGGCTGGAGGAGCTGCGGCGGAATGTGCCGGAATAG
- a CDS encoding amidohydrolase family protein, with amino-acid sequence MQFDLMIQNGTILTVNSRFDILQNGLIGVRNGKIEKITSLGKNEAPPPAKKVVDAGGGIIMPGLVNTHTHLPMTLFRGLADDLPLSEWLNDHIFPAEAAHITPESVRWGTRLACAEMLLSGTTTCCDGYFVEGEVAKAVVASGMRAVAGQGVIDFPAPGVPDPAENISTATDFVRQQMGQSDRITPSVFCHSPYTCSPETLRKAKRAADKLGVLFQIHLAETQTEYQQIQSEHGVSPVKYLDGLGLLDRNTLLVHAVWADAEDIKIISERGAKISHNPESNMKLASGVAPVPKFLAAGITVGLGTDGCASNNNLDLFQEMDTAAKLHKVHLADPTVMDAETVVRMATIEGAKAIGLDHLIGSIEIGKEADIIILDTAKPHLTPMYAPASHLVYAASGADVRHVIVGGRVVVKARELMTMDLKEVMAEVIAIAETIQNKNPGI; translated from the coding sequence ATGCAATTTGATCTGATGATCCAGAACGGCACCATTCTTACGGTCAACTCCCGGTTTGATATTCTGCAAAACGGCCTGATCGGCGTCAGAAACGGGAAGATCGAAAAAATCACATCCCTGGGTAAAAATGAAGCGCCGCCCCCGGCAAAAAAAGTTGTGGATGCCGGCGGGGGGATCATCATGCCCGGCCTTGTCAACACCCACACCCACCTGCCCATGACCCTGTTCCGGGGGCTTGCGGATGATTTACCGCTTTCGGAATGGCTCAATGATCATATTTTCCCGGCTGAAGCCGCCCATATCACTCCGGAATCGGTCCGGTGGGGCACACGGCTGGCCTGCGCGGAAATGCTGCTTTCCGGTACAACCACCTGCTGCGATGGCTATTTTGTTGAGGGCGAAGTGGCAAAGGCGGTGGTGGCCTCCGGGATGCGCGCCGTGGCCGGGCAGGGTGTCATTGATTTCCCCGCGCCGGGGGTGCCGGACCCGGCAGAAAATATCAGCACGGCGACCGACTTTGTCCGACAACAGATGGGGCAGTCGGATCGCATCACCCCGTCGGTGTTCTGCCACTCGCCCTATACCTGCTCGCCGGAGACGCTCAGGAAGGCCAAAAGAGCGGCGGATAAGCTGGGAGTTCTGTTTCAGATCCACCTGGCGGAGACGCAGACCGAATATCAGCAGATTCAGTCCGAACACGGCGTCAGTCCGGTGAAATATCTGGACGGGCTGGGGCTGCTGGACCGGAACACCCTGCTGGTTCACGCGGTATGGGCGGATGCGGAAGACATCAAGATCATCTCAGAGCGGGGCGCGAAAATATCCCACAATCCCGAAAGCAATATGAAACTGGCCTCCGGTGTGGCTCCTGTCCCGAAGTTTCTGGCGGCGGGGATAACCGTGGGGCTGGGCACGGACGGATGCGCCAGCAACAACAATCTGGATCTGTTTCAGGAAATGGACACGGCAGCGAAGCTTCACAAGGTTCACCTGGCCGACCCCACGGTCATGGATGCGGAGACGGTGGTCAGAATGGCAACCATTGAGGGCGCAAAGGCCATCGGGCTTGATCATCTGATCGGTTCCATCGAAATTGGTAAAGAGGCCGACATCATCATTCTCGATACAGCGAAGCCTCACCTGACGCCCATGTACGCGCCTGCGTCCCACTTGGTGTATGCGGCCAGCGGGGCCGACGTCCGCCATGTCATTGTCGGCGGCCGGGTTGTGGTGAAGGCGCGGGAACTGATGACGATGGATCTGAAGGAGGTTATGGCAGAGGTTATCGCAATCGCGGAGACAATACAAAATAAAAACCCCGGTATATGA
- a CDS encoding C40 family peptidase: MPKCVFLLIAVLAIAGCGTPSRPVPIKTPGPGPLTGMEKYLWDGIRGWQGVPYKWGGNSARGVDCSGLVVIVYRRLFNLQLPRTTKDQIRVGVPVSSGQLRAGDLVFFLDADNARHVGIYLRNRMFIHASKSRGGVVVSQLDAPWWRDIYRTARRVIPRYQSAVTD, translated from the coding sequence ATGCCGAAGTGCGTTTTCCTGCTGATCGCGGTGCTGGCCATTGCCGGATGCGGAACCCCGTCCCGGCCTGTGCCGATAAAAACGCCCGGCCCCGGCCCGCTGACCGGCATGGAAAAGTATCTCTGGGACGGAATCCGGGGCTGGCAGGGCGTGCCGTACAAATGGGGCGGCAACAGCGCCCGCGGGGTGGACTGTTCCGGGCTGGTCGTCATTGTCTACCGCAGGCTGTTCAACCTGCAACTGCCCCGCACCACAAAGGACCAGATCCGTGTCGGCGTACCCGTATCGTCCGGGCAGCTCCGGGCCGGGGATCTGGTTTTTTTTCTGGATGCCGACAACGCACGCCATGTGGGCATCTATCTGCGCAACCGCATGTTCATCCACGCCTCCAAAAGCCGGGGCGGTGTGGTGGTCTCGCAGCTGGACGCGCCTTGGTGGCGCGACATCTACCGGACCGCCCGGCGGGTGATTCCCCGGTATCAGAGCGCTGTGACAGATTGA